The Puntigrus tetrazona isolate hp1 chromosome 3, ASM1883169v1, whole genome shotgun sequence genome contains a region encoding:
- the LOC122331845 gene encoding cytochrome c oxidase assembly factor 3 homolog, mitochondrial — protein sequence MEGKSGDASPTAPKLLSPAQKQALKRQQELEHWKRHSKQLRSRNLITGLTIGAFVIGLFSYTILSVRQERVMGEIDDEAKVFIMKGPRTGANS from the exons ATGGAGGGAAAGAGCGGCGACGCGTCCCCCACAGCGCCGAAACTTCTCTCTCCTGCTCAGAAACAGGCCCTTAAAAGACAGCAGGAGCTGGAGCACTGGAAGAGGCACTCGAAACAGCTGCGGAGCCGCAATTTGATCACGGGCCTGACCATCGGAGCCTTTGTTATAGGCCTAT TCAGCTACACCATTCTCTCAGTCAGACAGGAGAGAGTCATGGGTGAGATCGACGATGAGGCGAAGGTCTTCATCATGAAAGGCCCTCGGACGGGGGCCAACTCTTAG